The Grimontia kaedaensis genome has a window encoding:
- a CDS encoding DUF302 domain-containing protein, which translates to MRLNIQLFAFIAAFFSLPSTALEGMVQVQSQYDVRTTTDRLIAAVRARGLNVISRIDHEDGARETGKDLRPSELVTFGNPNMGTPLMECSQTAGIDQPQKALIWEDDNGKVWLGYNNPNYVVKRHRLDKCDLALKKVEKALVTLAKLATQPTPQQ; encoded by the coding sequence ATGAGATTGAACATCCAACTTTTCGCGTTCATTGCTGCCTTCTTTAGCCTGCCTTCAACGGCGCTGGAAGGAATGGTTCAGGTACAGAGTCAATACGATGTCCGAACTACCACAGACCGTCTTATTGCGGCAGTGAGAGCGCGAGGATTGAATGTTATTAGCCGCATTGACCATGAGGATGGAGCGCGAGAAACAGGCAAAGACTTGCGCCCAAGTGAATTGGTGACTTTCGGAAACCCTAACATGGGTACGCCGTTAATGGAATGCAGCCAAACAGCCGGGATAGACCAGCCACAAAAAGCCCTGATTTGGGAAGATGATAACGGTAAAGTTTGGCTCGGCTACAACAATCCGAACTATGTGGTAAAACGCCACCGATTGGATAAATGTGATTTAGCCTTAAAGAAAGTTGAGAAGGCTTTGGTCACACTGGCAAAGCTGGCGACACAACCAACGCCTCAGCAATAA
- the fusA gene encoding elongation factor G: MTDLSKYRNIGIFAHVDAGKTTTTERILKLTGQIHKTGEVHDGESTTDFMEQEAERGITIQSAAVSCFWKDHRFNVIDTPGHVDFTVEVYRSLKVLDGGIGVFCGSGGVEPQSETNWRYANESEVARIIFVNKLDRMGADFFNVVEQVKNVLGANPVVMTLPIGREDEFVGVVDVLNRQAYVWDDTGLPENYEIKDVPEDMLEQMEEYREMMIETAVEQDDDLMMAYMDGEEPSIEDIKRCLRKGTRDCSFFPTFCGSAFKNKGMQLVLDAVVDYLPSPTEVDPQPLTDKETGEPTGEVATVSPDEPLRALAFKIMDDRFGALTFIRIYSGVMKKGDTILNSATGKTERIGRMVEMQADERNELTTAQAGDIIAVVGMKNVQTGHTLCDVKHECTLEPMIFPTPVISIAVSPKDKGGSEKMGIAIGKMVAEDPSFQVETDEDSGETILKGMGELHLDIKVDILKRTYGVDLIVGQPQVAYRETITQPVEDSFTHKKQSGGSGQFGKIDYRIKPGEPNSGFTFSSTVVGGNVPKEFWPAIEKGFAGMMENGVLAGFPTLDVEVELFDGGFHAVDSSAIAFEIAAKGAFRQSMPKAGPQLLEPIMKVDVFTPEDHVGDVIGDLNRRRGMIKDQQAGATGVRIKGDVPLSEMFGYIGTLRTMTSGRGQFSMEFAHYAPCPANVAEKVIAEVKERNAKK, from the coding sequence ATGACAGATCTAAGTAAATACAGAAACATTGGTATTTTCGCGCACGTTGATGCGGGTAAGACCACTACTACCGAGCGTATCCTGAAGCTAACCGGTCAGATCCACAAGACTGGTGAGGTTCATGATGGTGAATCGACTACTGACTTCATGGAACAGGAAGCTGAGCGTGGTATTACTATCCAGTCTGCAGCTGTAAGCTGTTTCTGGAAAGACCACCGCTTCAACGTTATCGATACTCCGGGACACGTTGACTTCACCGTTGAAGTTTACCGTTCTCTGAAAGTACTTGATGGCGGTATCGGTGTTTTCTGTGGTTCTGGCGGTGTTGAGCCTCAGTCAGAAACCAACTGGCGTTATGCTAACGAATCAGAAGTTGCACGTATCATCTTTGTAAACAAGCTGGACCGTATGGGTGCAGACTTCTTCAACGTAGTTGAGCAGGTTAAAAACGTTCTGGGCGCAAACCCAGTAGTTATGACTCTGCCAATTGGCCGTGAAGATGAGTTCGTAGGTGTTGTAGATGTTCTGAACCGTCAAGCGTACGTTTGGGATGACACTGGTCTGCCAGAAAACTACGAAATCAAAGACGTTCCAGAAGATATGCTGGAGCAAATGGAAGAATACCGTGAGATGATGATCGAAACTGCTGTTGAGCAAGACGATGATCTGATGATGGCTTACATGGACGGCGAAGAGCCTTCTATCGAAGACATCAAGCGCTGCCTACGTAAAGGTACTCGCGACTGTTCATTCTTCCCAACTTTCTGTGGTTCTGCATTCAAGAACAAAGGTATGCAGTTGGTACTGGACGCAGTTGTAGATTACCTGCCGTCTCCAACAGAAGTTGACCCACAGCCGCTGACTGACAAAGAAACTGGTGAGCCAACTGGTGAAGTTGCAACCGTTTCTCCTGACGAGCCACTGCGCGCGCTGGCGTTCAAGATCATGGACGACCGTTTCGGTGCCCTGACCTTTATCCGTATTTACTCAGGCGTAATGAAGAAGGGTGACACCATCCTTAACTCAGCGACTGGTAAAACTGAGCGTATCGGCCGTATGGTTGAGATGCAAGCAGACGAGCGTAACGAGCTTACTACCGCGCAAGCGGGTGACATCATCGCTGTTGTTGGTATGAAGAACGTTCAAACTGGTCACACTCTGTGTGATGTTAAGCACGAATGTACTCTGGAACCAATGATCTTCCCAACTCCAGTAATCTCTATCGCTGTGTCTCCTAAGGACAAAGGCGGTTCTGAGAAAATGGGTATCGCGATCGGTAAGATGGTTGCAGAAGATCCATCATTCCAAGTTGAGACTGACGAAGATTCTGGCGAAACCATCCTGAAAGGTATGGGTGAACTTCACCTGGATATCAAAGTTGACATCCTGAAGCGTACTTACGGTGTAGACCTGATCGTTGGTCAACCACAGGTTGCTTACCGTGAAACTATCACTCAACCAGTTGAAGACAGCTTCACTCACAAGAAGCAGTCTGGTGGTTCTGGTCAGTTCGGTAAGATCGACTACCGCATCAAGCCAGGTGAGCCAAACTCAGGCTTCACTTTCTCTTCTACTGTTGTTGGTGGTAACGTTCCTAAGGAATTCTGGCCAGCAATCGAGAAAGGCTTCGCGGGCATGATGGAAAACGGCGTATTGGCTGGCTTCCCAACTCTGGACGTTGAAGTTGAGCTGTTCGACGGTGGCTTCCACGCAGTTGACTCATCAGCAATCGCGTTCGAAATCGCAGCGAAAGGTGCATTCCGTCAATCTATGCCAAAAGCTGGTCCACAGCTTCTTGAGCCAATCATGAAGGTTGACGTGTTCACTCCAGAAGATCACGTTGGTGACGTAATCGGTGACCTGAACCGTCGTCGTGGTATGATCAAAGACCAACAAGCTGGCGCAACTGGCGTTCGCATTAAGGGTGATGTACCACTGTCAGAAATGTTCGGTTACATCGGTACCCTGCGTACTATGACTTCTGGTCGTGGTCAGTTCTCTATGGAGTTCGCACACTACGCACCATGTCCAGCAAACGTTGCTGAGAAAGTTATCGCTGAAGTTAAAGAGCGTAACGCTAAGAAGTAA